The following proteins are encoded in a genomic region of Gimesia algae:
- a CDS encoding GntR family transcriptional regulator, whose translation MKPAIVDLAERIQTDIQARKLKPGDPYFTTSETARSFQVSGTTANRALQLLTQRRVLVRKQRAGTFIAEHDVEQLHSLKCVHLVVHQKFLEREGLLADGIVIGIQRELPDAELQFNFLPHREEEAYVEEIVNRALKSSETEGFVLQRAQVGVQRILEESGLPTVVNGLLQPSITGLAQIDRDQEQISRLLIQELLRKKCARILVVLRDQVTAGDHQLLDTIQRELNAAGFGLGQLCIRCLPADDRAIQAAVLEVLHQSRDKLGVLCRSEPAARAIGECVFGEPLPKSRRPVLVVADRFAREQSDCPFPYIRACLSPVAYGQEIGRMLIRQIDGEAAEKMLTHVEVELVRPK comes from the coding sequence ATGAAACCGGCGATTGTGGATCTGGCCGAGCGGATTCAGACTGATATTCAGGCGCGTAAGCTGAAACCCGGCGATCCTTATTTTACAACCAGTGAGACGGCTCGCTCGTTTCAAGTGAGTGGTACCACCGCCAACCGGGCGTTGCAGTTGCTGACGCAGCGTCGCGTACTGGTTCGCAAGCAACGTGCGGGAACATTCATTGCTGAACACGATGTGGAACAGTTACATAGTTTGAAGTGCGTGCATCTGGTGGTACATCAAAAGTTTCTGGAACGAGAAGGCTTACTGGCTGATGGGATTGTGATCGGTATACAGCGGGAACTGCCGGATGCTGAGTTGCAATTCAACTTTCTGCCCCATCGTGAGGAAGAAGCGTATGTGGAGGAGATTGTCAATCGTGCGTTGAAGTCGAGCGAGACGGAAGGATTTGTTCTGCAGCGGGCTCAAGTGGGAGTGCAGCGAATTCTGGAAGAGAGTGGCCTTCCCACAGTGGTAAATGGCCTACTGCAGCCTTCGATTACCGGACTGGCGCAGATTGATCGTGATCAGGAACAGATTAGTCGTCTGTTGATTCAGGAACTGCTGCGAAAGAAGTGCGCGCGGATTCTGGTTGTACTGCGGGATCAGGTGACGGCGGGAGATCATCAGTTGCTGGATACGATTCAACGGGAGCTGAATGCAGCGGGTTTTGGTCTGGGTCAACTTTGTATTCGTTGTCTTCCCGCAGATGACCGGGCGATACAGGCGGCTGTTTTAGAAGTGCTCCATCAGTCAAGAGACAAGCTGGGAGTACTGTGTCGCTCGGAACCGGCAGCGCGGGCGATTGGAGAATGTGTATTCGGAGAGCCACTGCCTAAGAGCAGGCGTCCGGTGCTGGTTGTAGCAGACCGGTTCGCCCGAGAGCAGTCAGACTGCCCGTTTCCTTACATCCGCGCCTGCCTTTCTCCTGTTGCCTATGGCCAGGAGATCGGCAGGATGCTGATACGACAGATAGACGGTGAAGCAGCAGAAAAAATGCTGACTCATGTCGAGGTCGAACTGGTTCGGCCGAAGTAG
- a CDS encoding sialidase family protein: MTHLPLRSMLFFSLSLFVILSPLQYSQADDLQKTVLFEARDGLYHHYRIPGIITSKQGTLLAYCEARKAAGDWANIDILMRRSTDGGKTWLAPQTIHDAKENTVNNVVAFADNQTGQVHLLYCENYGRCFYIDSKDDGKTFSDPVEITSVFEQFRKEYDWNVIATGPGHGIQLQNGRLLVPVWLSTGGKKHRPSSVATIFSDNHGKTWQRGDIIVKQGDTVAGETVVNPSETVAVQLFNNQVLVNIRTESEPHRRLIAVSDNGATNWTNKHFDDQLLEPVCMASILRLPASKSQPKNAIVFANPDNLENKTKRRKPNRDRKNLTLQVSFDDCHTWASKQVLEPGISGYSDLAALSDGTIFCFYEDGGFKNNGYDTTALTIARFPLKWILQD, from the coding sequence ATGACACACCTTCCGCTGCGTTCCATGCTGTTTTTCTCCCTCTCACTGTTCGTGATTCTCTCGCCGCTGCAATACAGCCAGGCCGACGATCTGCAGAAAACGGTCCTGTTCGAAGCACGCGACGGTCTATATCATCACTACCGAATCCCCGGCATCATCACCTCGAAGCAGGGGACACTGCTCGCATACTGTGAAGCCCGTAAAGCAGCCGGCGACTGGGCCAACATCGATATTCTGATGCGCCGCAGCACCGATGGCGGCAAGACCTGGTTGGCCCCTCAGACAATTCATGATGCGAAAGAAAACACCGTCAATAATGTCGTCGCCTTCGCCGATAACCAGACCGGTCAGGTCCATCTGCTTTATTGTGAAAACTACGGCCGTTGCTTTTATATCGACAGCAAAGATGACGGCAAGACGTTCAGTGACCCCGTTGAAATCACCAGTGTCTTCGAACAGTTTCGCAAAGAATACGACTGGAACGTGATCGCCACCGGCCCCGGTCATGGAATTCAACTGCAGAACGGGCGATTGCTCGTTCCTGTCTGGCTTTCGACGGGGGGTAAAAAACATCGTCCGTCCAGCGTCGCCACCATCTTCAGTGACAATCACGGCAAAACCTGGCAGCGCGGTGACATTATTGTCAAGCAGGGAGATACCGTCGCCGGTGAAACGGTTGTGAATCCCAGCGAAACCGTCGCCGTCCAGTTGTTCAATAATCAGGTCCTGGTTAATATCCGTACTGAATCAGAGCCTCATCGTCGTCTGATTGCCGTAAGCGACAACGGTGCCACCAACTGGACGAACAAACATTTTGACGATCAACTCCTCGAACCGGTCTGCATGGCCAGCATCCTGCGTCTGCCCGCCAGCAAATCACAGCCGAAGAATGCCATTGTCTTCGCCAACCCGGACAATCTGGAAAACAAAACCAAACGCAGAAAGCCCAATCGCGACCGCAAAAACCTGACGCTGCAGGTCAGCTTTGATGACTGTCACACCTGGGCCAGCAAACAGGTCCTCGAACCGGGTATCAGCGGCTACAGCGATTTAGCAGCGCTGTCCGATGGTACGATCTTCTGTTTCTACGAAGATGGCGGCTTTAAAAATAATGGTTACGACACAACCGCCTTGACAATCGCCCGATTTCCATTGAAATGGATCCTACAGGACTGA
- a CDS encoding sulfatase family protein: MRLISLMCLLFCILLTSVSAADLKLEKIEGAKPKNVVFILADDHRYDVMGFLGHPWVETPAMDALAKDGVYFKNAMVTTSLCSPSRASILTGQYMHNHGVVDNNVSAKPGTIFFPQYLQDAGYKTGFFGKWHMGGHSDDPRPGFDKWISFRGQGHYYPPEHLKKWSLNIDGKSVPQKGYITDELTDYAIEWLDDTVKPSGKPFFVYLSHKGVHGMFHPAKRHAGRYKDKSMPIPKTMENTSENYFNKPMWLKNQRNSWHGVDFAYHQDTDIEEHYRLYCEALLSVDESIARVRKWLKENGLAENTLVMYMGDNGFQWGEHGLIDKRTAYEASMRVPLVGVCPGLWKPGTVINEVVANIDIGPTILAAAGLKTPPQMDGQSFLQLAAGKIPAKDWRQNILYEYYWEYNFPQTPTTFALRTPRYKFIQYHGIWDIDELYDMEKDPHEEHNLIFDKDQQKRIQKMRADLHAILEKADADRVPFSHKRRMGANLRLKSGSKPADFNDKLMREKDAKN; encoded by the coding sequence ATGCGACTGATTTCTCTGATGTGCTTACTGTTCTGTATCCTGCTCACTTCGGTTTCCGCCGCCGATTTAAAACTGGAAAAGATTGAGGGAGCGAAACCCAAAAACGTGGTTTTCATCCTTGCCGATGATCATCGTTACGATGTGATGGGTTTTCTGGGGCATCCGTGGGTGGAGACTCCGGCAATGGATGCGCTGGCCAAAGACGGCGTGTACTTCAAAAATGCGATGGTTACGACTTCGCTCTGTTCGCCCAGCCGTGCATCGATCTTAACCGGTCAGTACATGCATAATCATGGCGTCGTGGATAACAACGTATCAGCAAAACCGGGCACGATCTTCTTTCCCCAGTATCTGCAGGATGCAGGCTATAAGACTGGTTTTTTTGGGAAGTGGCATATGGGGGGACACTCGGATGATCCACGACCTGGTTTTGATAAATGGATCTCATTTCGCGGACAAGGCCATTATTATCCGCCGGAACATCTGAAAAAATGGTCGTTGAATATCGATGGGAAATCAGTGCCTCAGAAAGGGTATATCACAGATGAACTGACAGATTACGCCATCGAGTGGCTGGATGATACGGTGAAACCAAGTGGAAAACCGTTCTTCGTCTATCTGTCTCATAAAGGCGTGCACGGGATGTTCCATCCGGCGAAGCGACACGCGGGACGTTATAAAGACAAGTCGATGCCGATTCCGAAAACAATGGAGAACACCTCGGAGAATTACTTTAACAAGCCGATGTGGCTCAAGAACCAGCGGAACAGCTGGCATGGCGTCGATTTCGCCTATCACCAGGATACTGATATCGAAGAACATTACCGCCTGTATTGTGAAGCCTTATTGAGTGTCGACGAGTCGATTGCCCGCGTCCGGAAATGGCTGAAAGAAAACGGCCTGGCAGAGAATACGCTGGTGATGTATATGGGAGACAACGGGTTTCAGTGGGGCGAACATGGTCTCATCGACAAACGGACTGCCTATGAAGCATCGATGCGTGTGCCTCTGGTGGGGGTCTGCCCCGGTCTCTGGAAACCGGGAACCGTCATTAATGAAGTCGTTGCAAATATTGATATCGGACCGACGATCCTGGCAGCGGCCGGTTTGAAAACACCCCCTCAAATGGATGGCCAAAGCTTTCTGCAACTGGCAGCCGGGAAGATACCTGCGAAAGACTGGCGACAGAATATTCTCTATGAGTACTACTGGGAATACAATTTCCCCCAGACGCCGACTACGTTCGCGCTGCGAACACCGCGGTATAAATTCATTCAATACCACGGCATCTGGGATATCGACGAACTCTACGATATGGAGAAAGATCCCCACGAAGAGCATAATCTGATTTTTGACAAGGACCAGCAGAAACGCATTCAGAAAATGCGTGCAGACCTGCATGCGATCCTGGAGAAAGCGGACGCCGACCGGGTCCCCTTCAGTCACAAACGTCGCATGGGGGCCAACCTGCGACTCAAAAGTGGCTCAAAACCTGCTGATTTTAATGACAAGCTGATGAGAGAGAAGGATGCTAAAAATTAG
- a CDS encoding linear amide C-N hydrolase, whose protein sequence is MIRLIKYMVLMGIIITTTLCPSKTFACTGITIKPKDGSIIFGRTLEFAQELHSNIIIVPRNLNFVGTAPDQKQGLTWTTQYGFVGMNAFGLPIIADGVNEKGLHVGIFYFPGYADFETVTEKDLTRTISPQQVPVYLLSNCITVDDVIEKIKQVKVGKVVLEQLGGIPPFHYIATDASGKSIVLEYIKGELNIHQNPLGVFTNAPAFDWHLTNLGNYVNLTDTNKPDVMIGDIKINGFGKVAGMFGIPGDFTPPSRFVRATAFSGTALPVQTALEGVLQTFHILNQFDIPKGAVRGSMNGKSSVDYTLWTAVTDLTNLRYYFRTHEDSTIRMINLNCVDLNATEIKTISIQGEEQIIDVSGCAR, encoded by the coding sequence TTGATACGTCTTATTAAATACATGGTCCTCATGGGTATTATCATCACTACGACACTGTGCCCCTCGAAGACTTTCGCCTGCACAGGGATCACCATCAAACCGAAAGATGGCTCGATCATCTTCGGACGCACACTCGAGTTTGCACAGGAACTGCATTCGAATATTATCATCGTACCCCGGAACCTCAATTTTGTGGGTACAGCACCTGACCAGAAGCAGGGGCTCACCTGGACCACCCAATACGGATTCGTCGGGATGAATGCCTTTGGTCTGCCGATTATAGCAGATGGGGTCAACGAGAAAGGGCTACACGTCGGTATCTTTTATTTTCCCGGTTATGCCGATTTTGAGACAGTTACAGAGAAAGACCTCACCCGAACCATCAGTCCTCAGCAAGTGCCCGTTTACCTCTTGAGCAACTGTATCACAGTCGATGACGTGATTGAAAAAATCAAACAGGTCAAAGTCGGCAAAGTCGTTCTGGAGCAGTTGGGCGGCATTCCCCCTTTTCACTATATCGCGACTGACGCGAGTGGCAAATCAATCGTTCTCGAATACATCAAAGGCGAATTAAATATCCATCAAAACCCGTTGGGAGTTTTTACCAATGCTCCTGCATTTGACTGGCATCTCACAAATCTGGGAAATTATGTGAACCTGACAGACACGAATAAACCAGATGTGATGATTGGCGATATCAAAATTAATGGGTTTGGTAAAGTAGCAGGCATGTTTGGAATCCCCGGAGACTTTACACCACCATCAAGATTTGTACGCGCAACTGCTTTTTCAGGAACTGCCTTACCGGTCCAGACGGCCCTTGAGGGTGTCCTGCAGACTTTCCATATTCTCAACCAGTTCGACATTCCCAAAGGGGCAGTACGTGGCTCCATGAATGGTAAATCATCCGTGGATTATACTTTGTGGACCGCAGTCACCGATCTCACAAATTTACGTTATTACTTTCGCACACATGAAGACAGCACCATTCGTATGATTAATTTAAATTGTGTCGACCTGAATGCAACCGAGATCAAAACAATCTCGATTCAAGGTGAAGAGCAGATTATAGATGTCTCTGGTTGTGCCAGATAA
- a CDS encoding phytoene desaturase family protein, which produces MILSHTGTSSFFFHNTTCLVNSCFTHRDSILMYDCVIIGAGHNGLVCAHQLAKQGWKILVLERRDLVGGACVTEELWPGFKVSTASYLVSLLLPEIEQEMQLARHGYRVLPRNPSSFTPGTDGRSLLLGPDQKQNQEQISQFSPRDAEQFPQYEAMLEKIAECLEPALMQTPPDLLPLPASWRTVGLRKKLRDTKTAYHLHQSLKKLGETIPEAIELLTGPALPILNRWFESDILKATLATDAIIGTFQPPSAPGTAYVLLHHVMGSAGGARGVWGYVEGGMGALSQAMAASAKAAGVEIRTGVTVEEILISDQQISGVRLSNGETIPTRSVASNADAHITFEKLIPTGTLPAPFEKAVSRIDYSSASMKINVAVSELPDFTCLPGCQEPQPQHRGTIHIGATCEEIERAYDDAKYGKPSQKPIIEMTIPSAVDTTLAPPGQHILSLFVQYAPYQLASGTWDEIKEDFADRCINRIAEFAPNVPASVLHRQVLSPLDLERTFSLTGGNIFQGAMPAHQLYNMRPVPGWSDYRTPIKGLYLCGSAAHPGGGVMGACGRNAAREMLRDGKS; this is translated from the coding sequence TTGATCCTCTCCCACACTGGTACATCATCCTTTTTTTTTCATAATACAACCTGTTTAGTAAATTCATGCTTTACTCATCGGGATTCAATATTGATGTACGACTGTGTGATTATCGGAGCAGGGCATAACGGTCTGGTGTGCGCCCATCAGTTGGCAAAGCAGGGCTGGAAAATCCTGGTACTGGAACGTCGCGATCTGGTCGGCGGCGCCTGCGTGACCGAGGAACTCTGGCCCGGTTTCAAAGTCTCAACGGCTTCTTACCTGGTCAGTCTACTGTTGCCCGAAATCGAACAGGAAATGCAACTGGCCCGTCACGGTTATCGTGTGCTGCCGCGCAACCCCAGTTCTTTCACACCAGGCACTGATGGCAGATCTCTGCTGCTCGGCCCTGACCAGAAACAGAATCAGGAACAGATTTCACAGTTCAGTCCACGTGATGCCGAACAGTTCCCCCAATATGAAGCGATGCTGGAAAAAATCGCCGAATGTCTGGAACCTGCGCTAATGCAGACGCCACCCGATCTGCTGCCTTTACCTGCCAGTTGGCGGACGGTCGGCTTGAGGAAAAAACTCCGCGACACGAAAACCGCATACCACTTGCATCAGTCATTGAAAAAACTGGGAGAAACGATTCCCGAAGCAATCGAACTGCTCACCGGCCCCGCGCTTCCTATTCTGAATCGTTGGTTCGAATCCGATATCCTCAAAGCAACACTGGCCACCGATGCGATTATCGGCACCTTTCAACCTCCATCCGCTCCGGGAACGGCTTATGTATTACTGCATCACGTCATGGGTTCCGCCGGCGGCGCGCGTGGTGTGTGGGGTTATGTGGAAGGAGGCATGGGAGCTTTGAGCCAGGCAATGGCGGCCTCTGCGAAAGCAGCAGGTGTTGAGATTCGCACGGGTGTCACTGTTGAAGAAATCCTAATCTCGGATCAGCAGATCTCTGGAGTTCGCTTATCCAATGGTGAAACGATCCCTACTCGTTCTGTTGCTTCGAACGCCGACGCCCATATTACCTTCGAAAAACTGATCCCGACTGGCACGCTTCCTGCACCTTTCGAAAAAGCCGTCAGCCGGATTGACTACAGCAGCGCCAGTATGAAAATTAACGTTGCCGTCAGTGAACTCCCCGATTTTACCTGTCTACCCGGCTGTCAGGAACCACAACCACAACATCGCGGGACCATCCACATCGGTGCCACCTGTGAAGAAATCGAACGGGCCTACGATGATGCCAAGTACGGTAAACCGTCACAAAAGCCCATCATTGAAATGACGATTCCCTCAGCCGTCGACACCACTCTGGCTCCTCCCGGCCAGCACATCCTGTCACTGTTCGTGCAATACGCCCCGTACCAACTGGCCAGTGGTACCTGGGATGAGATCAAAGAAGACTTCGCGGATCGTTGTATTAATCGTATTGCCGAATTCGCGCCGAATGTACCTGCTTCAGTGCTGCATCGTCAGGTTCTCTCACCACTCGATCTGGAACGGACCTTCAGCCTGACAGGTGGCAATATTTTCCAGGGCGCAATGCCCGCTCATCAGTTATACAACATGCGTCCGGTCCCCGGCTGGAGCGATTACCGCACGCCCATCAAAGGGCTCTACCTGTGTGGAAGTGCCGCCCATCCAGGAGGCGGTGTGATGGGTGCCTGCGGTCGCAACGCCGCGCGGGAGATGCTGCGGGATGGCAAGTCTTAG
- a CDS encoding FAD-dependent oxidoreductase, with the protein MLCNILTVFTLVYCCLLPLQSVSAEKPNHSVDICVYGGTSGGVVAAVKAARLGKRAILIEPGQHLGGMSSGGLSFSDMGKAATVAGMAREFYQRIGRKYNKPLETQLEPHVAEQVFDEMIKEAGVTVLKGEPLKEVIKQGPRIQTLITEKGTRIDAKMFIDTTYEGDLLAAAGVSYSLTREANSQYNETLNGIQYHEIPQVLFGKVNAIGRRKDRRGLWDRSIPLDPYCIPGNPESGLLPLIEEGELGNHGEAAPGVQAYCFRLCVTDQPENRIPIEPPANYDPARYEIVARYIKACQKAGDDMDLRWFTKHDALPNGKFDFNTAYFGLNYVGGNKGYTEASHAERQKIIKEHENYARGLYHFLKTDPRVPEKVRQQISQYGLCKDEFLDNGGWPHQLYIRESRRMISDLVMTEHHCRHTEVAPQSVGLASYGVDIHEIRRIAHDGMMIREGKLLGHTGTRGPYPIGLAAIVPKASECNNLLVTFAISASHVAFGSTRMEPVLMILSQSAATAASQAIDADSPIQEINYQRLRTQLLADGQLLDWPSPVKRGQPQARVVTTAEKLPGIVLDDSAAEYTGGWSESNRQPSPIGPTYTHDNNKDRGKKTARFSPEIKHTGDYEVRLLYTWHENRSTKVPVTILSADGEKTVTINQRQPALINRIPVSLGEFHFEAGQPAYITISNTGADGYVVVDGLQLLPVEIAADERAGTKASGFPEISMAEKPIAKPLPNPEAARVAVSPLAAKTEPRTPGESTRHSDEPVTLAKETPAAKVDGKSYDVVVVGGTGGGVACAVRAAREGCSVLLVQHNGHLGGMMTNGLMQWDALYGGPRSPLFSELLENIENYYIDTFGRDSHDHQTIRYTHEKYPIGWAEPHVAEREFNRLVAQENNITLLLNHYPTEVNRLDALIKSVTLCRFGTPETIQVKGTTFVDATYEGDLFALADVPYRVGREAREEFNEPHAGKVFVNIDGHRPEGIVKEGLNIRVYGARQGSMDPTSPFTADGAVQAYNYRFCVTSDPANRLPIPKPASYDRENYLNFHRRYIHASQGPNHKSHVNSPIMPGQNHAYPEADWSTREQIIQQHLDFGLGLMWFLQHDETIPAAQRKKFLEWGLPKDEYADHNHVPYEMYVREARRIVGRHVFNENDGMLTKDYQRTPIHPDSIAVTDWYMDSHSCTTDSRPGFKYDGKLILTEESRPSQIPYRALLPQGVDNLLVPVCLSATHIAWGAIRLEPVFLQTGEAAGYAAALAKQQSTTPANLDPELLLQTLVRHRQLVSFFNDIKITDSDPAIPAALYFATKGFFNDYDARLNEPLTQSVQTAWEQGLQQLEQGTLNPRQLAKQVQQAEEQPSPTTKTRRGVFLLQAWDRIQK; encoded by the coding sequence ATGCTTTGCAACATCCTCACTGTATTCACCCTGGTCTACTGCTGTCTGCTTCCTCTCCAATCTGTCTCCGCTGAGAAACCCAATCACAGTGTCGACATCTGTGTCTATGGCGGAACATCCGGTGGCGTCGTCGCGGCCGTCAAAGCAGCCCGACTCGGAAAACGTGCCATTCTCATTGAACCTGGACAGCATCTGGGTGGCATGAGTTCCGGTGGCCTCAGCTTTTCTGACATGGGTAAAGCAGCAACCGTCGCTGGCATGGCGCGGGAGTTCTATCAGCGCATCGGCAGGAAATACAACAAGCCTCTGGAAACACAGCTCGAACCCCATGTCGCCGAGCAGGTGTTCGACGAGATGATCAAAGAAGCCGGCGTCACTGTACTTAAAGGAGAACCGCTGAAAGAAGTCATCAAACAGGGCCCCCGTATTCAAACCCTGATCACCGAAAAGGGGACCCGCATCGACGCGAAGATGTTTATCGACACTACATACGAAGGTGATCTGCTGGCAGCAGCCGGTGTTTCCTATTCGCTGACTCGCGAAGCCAATTCGCAATACAACGAAACTCTGAATGGCATTCAGTATCATGAAATCCCCCAGGTCCTGTTCGGAAAAGTCAATGCTATCGGCCGCCGAAAAGATCGCCGCGGCCTATGGGATCGCTCCATCCCACTCGATCCGTATTGTATTCCCGGAAATCCGGAAAGCGGTCTGCTACCTCTGATCGAGGAAGGTGAACTCGGAAATCATGGGGAAGCCGCTCCCGGCGTACAGGCTTACTGCTTTCGACTCTGCGTGACCGATCAACCCGAGAATCGGATCCCCATCGAACCTCCCGCCAACTACGATCCTGCCCGCTATGAAATCGTCGCCCGTTACATCAAAGCCTGTCAGAAAGCCGGCGATGACATGGACCTCCGCTGGTTCACCAAACACGATGCACTCCCTAACGGCAAATTCGATTTCAACACCGCCTACTTCGGTTTGAATTACGTCGGCGGGAACAAAGGTTACACCGAAGCCAGCCACGCAGAGCGTCAGAAAATCATTAAAGAACATGAGAACTACGCCCGCGGCCTGTATCATTTTTTGAAGACGGACCCGCGTGTTCCTGAAAAAGTCCGACAGCAGATCAGTCAATATGGTCTCTGCAAAGATGAATTTCTCGACAACGGAGGCTGGCCGCATCAGCTTTATATTCGCGAGTCACGGCGGATGATTTCCGACCTGGTCATGACAGAACATCACTGTCGCCACACGGAAGTTGCTCCCCAATCTGTGGGACTGGCCTCGTATGGAGTCGACATCCACGAAATCCGTCGGATTGCTCATGACGGTATGATGATCCGCGAAGGCAAACTGCTCGGTCATACCGGCACCCGCGGGCCTTATCCCATTGGCTTGGCAGCGATCGTCCCCAAAGCCTCCGAATGTAATAACCTGCTGGTCACCTTTGCGATCTCCGCCAGTCATGTCGCCTTTGGTTCCACCCGTATGGAACCCGTGCTCATGATCCTCAGCCAGTCCGCTGCCACCGCCGCCAGCCAGGCCATTGATGCCGACTCCCCGATCCAGGAAATCAACTACCAGCGACTCCGCACCCAACTCCTTGCCGATGGTCAACTGCTCGATTGGCCTTCGCCCGTCAAACGAGGTCAACCGCAGGCGCGCGTCGTCACCACGGCGGAAAAATTGCCGGGTATCGTCCTCGATGATTCCGCAGCCGAATACACAGGTGGTTGGAGTGAAAGCAATCGTCAGCCGTCTCCCATCGGCCCCACCTACACACATGATAACAACAAAGACCGCGGTAAGAAAACCGCCCGCTTCTCGCCCGAAATCAAACACACAGGCGACTACGAAGTCCGTCTGCTCTATACCTGGCATGAGAACCGTTCCACGAAAGTGCCGGTCACCATTCTGAGTGCCGACGGCGAAAAAACCGTCACCATCAATCAGCGACAGCCCGCTCTCATCAACCGCATCCCCGTGTCGCTGGGTGAATTCCATTTCGAAGCCGGGCAGCCGGCGTACATCACCATTTCCAATACCGGCGCCGATGGCTACGTTGTCGTCGATGGCCTGCAACTGCTTCCGGTAGAAATCGCTGCTGATGAACGTGCCGGCACAAAAGCTTCCGGCTTCCCGGAAATCAGCATGGCGGAAAAACCGATCGCGAAACCGCTTCCCAATCCAGAGGCGGCCCGCGTCGCTGTTTCCCCCCTCGCTGCCAAAACCGAACCCCGCACACCCGGTGAAAGTACCCGACATTCCGACGAACCCGTCACGCTCGCGAAAGAGACTCCCGCAGCAAAAGTAGATGGCAAATCTTACGACGTCGTCGTTGTCGGCGGAACGGGCGGCGGTGTCGCCTGTGCCGTGCGTGCTGCCCGCGAAGGCTGTTCCGTGCTGCTCGTGCAACACAACGGTCATCTCGGCGGCATGATGACCAACGGCCTGATGCAGTGGGATGCACTTTACGGCGGCCCCCGTTCTCCCCTCTTCAGCGAACTGCTTGAGAACATTGAAAACTATTACATCGACACCTTCGGTCGCGACTCCCACGATCACCAGACGATCCGCTACACACACGAAAAATACCCCATCGGCTGGGCCGAACCGCATGTCGCTGAACGCGAATTTAATCGACTCGTCGCTCAGGAAAACAACATCACACTCCTGTTGAATCATTACCCGACGGAAGTGAATCGCCTGGACGCTCTCATCAAAAGTGTCACCCTCTGCCGCTTCGGTACTCCCGAAACGATCCAGGTAAAGGGTACCACCTTTGTCGATGCGACTTATGAAGGCGATCTGTTCGCGCTGGCTGATGTCCCGTATCGCGTCGGTCGTGAAGCCCGCGAGGAATTCAACGAACCGCACGCCGGTAAAGTATTCGTTAATATTGATGGTCACCGTCCCGAAGGCATCGTCAAGGAAGGACTCAACATTCGCGTCTACGGAGCAAGGCAGGGGAGTATGGATCCCACCAGTCCGTTCACAGCAGATGGCGCCGTCCAGGCCTACAATTATCGTTTCTGCGTCACCTCCGACCCCGCTAATCGGCTGCCCATCCCCAAACCGGCCAGCTATGATCGTGAGAATTATCTCAACTTTCATCGTCGCTATATCCACGCCAGCCAAGGCCCCAACCACAAATCGCACGTTAACAGCCCGATCATGCCGGGACAGAATCATGCATATCCTGAAGCCGACTGGTCCACCCGCGAACAGATCATCCAGCAGCATCTCGACTTCGGCCTGGGATTGATGTGGTTCCTGCAGCATGATGAAACGATCCCCGCAGCGCAGCGTAAGAAGTTTCTCGAATGGGGGCTGCCCAAAGATGAATACGCCGACCACAATCACGTTCCCTACGAAATGTATGTCCGCGAAGCCCGCCGTATAGTCGGGCGTCATGTCTTCAATGAAAACGATGGCATGCTCACCAAAGACTACCAGCGGACTCCCATCCACCCGGACAGCATCGCGGTCACCGACTGGTATATGGACTCGCATTCCTGCACCACCGACAGTCGGCCCGGATTCAAGTACGACGGCAAACTGATTCTTACCGAAGAATCCCGTCCGTCGCAGATTCCCTATCGCGCACTGCTGCCACAAGGCGTCGACAATTTGCTGGTCCCCGTCTGTCTCTCTGCGACCCACATCGCCTGGGGTGCCATCCGTCTGGAACCCGTCTTTCTGCAGACCGGAGAAGCGGCCGGCTATGCCGCCGCGCTCGCGAAACAACAGTCGACGACTCCCGCCAACCTCGATCCCGAACTGCTGCTGCAAACTCTCGTGCGCCATCGTCAACTGGTCAGCTTCTTTAACGACATCAAAATCACCGATTCGGACCCGGCAATACCGGCTGCCCTCTATTTCGCGACAAAAGGCTTCTTCAACGACTACGACGCCCGGCTCAACGAACCGCTGACTCAATCTGTGCAGACCGCCTGGGAACAGGGACTGCAGCAACTGGAGCAGGGAACTCTCAATCCGCGACAACTCGCGAAGCAGGTGCAGCAGGCCGAAGAGCAACCGTCGCCGACTACTAAAACCAGACGAGGCGTCTTTCTGCTGCAGGCCTGGGACCGCATTCAAAAATAA